In a genomic window of Urocitellus parryii isolate mUroPar1 chromosome 2, mUroPar1.hap1, whole genome shotgun sequence:
- the LOC113176295 gene encoding keratin-associated protein 19-7-like, protein MSYYGSYYGGLGYGLGGFGGLGYGYGCGCGSFRRLGYGCGYGGYGFGSGFGGYGYGLGHPSYYGGYGSSHFY, encoded by the coding sequence ATGAGCTACTATGGCAGCTACTATGGAGGCCTGGGCTATGGCCTGGGAGGCTTTGGTGGCCTGGGCTATGGCTATGGCTGTGGCTGCGGCAGCTTCCGCAGACTTGGCTATGGCTGTGGCTATGGAGGCTATGGATTTGGCTCTGGCTTTGGAGGCTATGGGTATGGTTTGGGCCACCCATCATACTATGGAGGATATGGATCCTCTCACTTCTACTAG
- the LOC113176315 gene encoding keratin-associated protein 19-6-like isoform X2, with protein sequence MSYYGSYYGGLRYGLGGFGGLGYGYGCGYYGYGSGFGGFGYGCGCPSCYGGYGFSCFY encoded by the exons ATGAGCTACTATGGCAGCTACTATGGAGGCCTGCGCTACGGCCTTGGAGGTTTTGGTGGCCTGGGCTATGGCtatggctgtggct ACTATGGATATGGCTCTGGCTTTGGAGGCTTTGGATATGGGTGTGGCTGTCCGTCATGCTATGGAGGATATGGATTCTCTTGCTTCTATTGA
- the LOC113176310 gene encoding keratin-associated protein 13-1-like, with protein sequence MSSSCCSGNFSSCSLGGSLRFPSSCGSSYPSNLVYSTDLCYPSTCQLGSSHYRGSQETCCEPTSCQTSCVVSSLCQPSCYGQRTSTLCSPCQRTYAGSLGFGSSSCHSLGYGSRSCYSLGCGSRGFRSLNYGVSGFPFQGFRSSFCNPISFLSRSCQSSCYRPACGSGIYRFIC encoded by the coding sequence ATGTCCTCCAGCTGCTGCTCTGGAaacttctcctcctgctcccttgGGGGCTCCCTGCGCTTCCCAAGCTCCTGTGGCTCTTCCTACCCCAGCAACCTGGTCTACAGCACTGACCTGTGCTATCCCAGCACCTGCCAGCTGGGCTCCTCTCACTACAGGGGCAGTCAGGAGACCTGCTGTGAGCCCACCAGCTGCCAAACATCCTGTGTGGTGTCCAGCCTCTGCCAGCCTTCCTGCTATGGCCAGAGGACATCCACACTCTGCAGTCCCTGCCAGAGGACCTATGCTGGATCTCTGGGCTTTGGTTCCAGCAGCTGCCACTCCCTGGGCTATGGATCTAGAAGCTGCTACTCACTGGGCTGTGGATCCAGGGGCTTCAGATCCCTGAATTATGGTGTCTCTGGCTTCCCTTTCCAGGGTTTCAGATCCAGTTTCTGCAacccaatttcttttctttctagaagCTGCCAGTCTTCTTGTTACAGACCAGCCTGTGGATCTGGCATCTATAGATTCATTTGCTAA
- the LOC113176314 gene encoding keratin-associated protein 14-like, with translation MSSNCCSGSYSSRSFGGYLQQRDSSCGSSGPSSAFYCPVLQTPVTHQLGSSLSSGCQETCCEPTSCQTSCVVSKPCQTSCYRQRSSTFCHPCHTTFSGSLGFGSRGFQSVGCGFGSRGFQSVGCAPHTFSSLNYGSNFYRPSYFSSRSCQSASYQLPCGSGFY, from the coding sequence ATGTCCTCCAACTGCTGTTCTGGAAGCTACTCCTCCCGCTCCTTTGGGGGCTACCTGCAACAACGGGACAGCTCCTGCGGCTCTTCCGGCCCCAGCAGCGCATTCTACTGCCCTGTTTTACAAACTCCCGTCACCCACCAGCTGGGCTCCTCTCTCTCCAGTGGCTGTCAGGAGACCTGCTGTGAGCCCACCAGCTGCCAGACATCCTGTGTGGTGTCCAAGCCCTGCCAGACGTCCTGCTACCGCCAGAGGTCCTCCACATTCTGCCATCCCTGCCACACAACTTTCTCTGGATCACTGGGCTTCGGGTCCAGGGGCTTTCAGTCTGTTGGTTGTGGCTTTGGATCCAGAGGGTTCCAGTCAGTGGGTTGTGCTCCTCACACATTCTCATCTCTAAATTATGGATCTAACTTTTACCGTCCCTCCTATTTCTCCTCCAGAAGTTGCCAGTCTGCTTCTTACCAACTGCCCTGTGGATCTGGCTTCTACTAA
- the Krtap15-1 gene encoding keratin-associated protein 15-1: MSYNCGSGRFSSQSLGHYLRYPVSQYNSFYPSDVACSPGTYQLGSSFYGGHQESYSEPISYETSCPGTRSYQTSSYCPKNFIFSSPCQANYSGSLGYGSAGHGSFGYGSTGFQSVGCGSSFHRPAYFPSRSCQSTCFRPAIGSHYFGSSF, from the coding sequence ATGTCTTACAACTGTGGCTCTGGAAGATTCTCCTCCCAATCTCTTGGACATTACCTGAGGTACCCAGTTTCCCAGTATAACTCCTTCTACCCCAGTGATGTAGCCTGCTCTCCAGGAACCTACCAGCTGGGCTCCTCTTTCTATGGTGGCCATCAGGAGTCTTACTCTGAGCCCATCAGCTATGAAACATCCTGCCCTGGAACCAGATCCTACCAGACATCGAGTTATTGCCCAAAGAACTTCATTTTCTCCAGTCCCTGCCAAGCGAATTACTCTGGATCTCTTGGATATGGTAGCGCTGGCCATGGATCTTTTGGATatggaagcactgggttccagtCTGTGGGATGTGGGTCCAGCTTCCACCGTCCAGCTTACTTCCCTTCCAGGAGCTGCCAGTCAACTTGTTTCCGCCCCGCCATTGGCTCTCATTATTTTGGATCAtccttctga